In one Pseudomonas sp. MM211 genomic region, the following are encoded:
- a CDS encoding sensor histidine kinase, translating into MKVLHSPSLIGRLLWSLCLMQVVVLMTSIAGTLYYIIDDRFTFMNDSVIDTLVGAISVQPQGLSFEPTAELRDLQAANPDLWVTIRDANGHRQQLGSVPSEYQALEQSLPLLGVSQMRALPEQHKLTMRIEVKPIQGQQVHIMVGGVATSNFMNLIFLATGLLSPYFLTPLILFTLLATPIVVLHATRGVRRVTKEASALDISTPDAHLTEDSVPREIRPLVSAFNAAMERLSKAYHARDRFLRDAAHELRMPIAVLMARIDGMPSHPLKPVLLIDLSRLATVAEQLLDLQRLQSPQVEFVRVDLVALARDIVSDIAPVALSRCDDLVLNAPDQPVWVLGQASALSRVITNLVQNALVHGEATGTISITVTPRGTVAVTDQGKGVASEDREHIFHPFYRGKTDKPGHGLGLHLVEEIVRAHRGRITVTDAAAGGAVFTVYLPVVSS; encoded by the coding sequence CATGCAGGTGGTGGTTCTGATGACCTCGATTGCGGGCACGCTGTACTACATCATCGACGACCGATTCACCTTCATGAACGACTCGGTCATCGACACCCTGGTAGGGGCCATTTCGGTACAACCACAGGGCCTGTCGTTCGAGCCCACCGCTGAGCTGCGTGACTTGCAGGCCGCCAACCCGGATCTCTGGGTCACCATCCGCGATGCCAATGGCCATCGCCAGCAACTGGGCAGCGTCCCATCCGAGTATCAGGCCCTGGAACAGAGCCTGCCCTTGCTGGGTGTCTCGCAAATGCGTGCTCTGCCAGAGCAGCACAAACTGACGATGCGCATCGAGGTCAAGCCGATACAAGGGCAGCAGGTTCATATCATGGTTGGCGGAGTGGCGACCTCGAACTTCATGAACCTGATCTTTCTCGCCACCGGCTTGCTCAGCCCCTACTTTCTGACGCCGCTGATCCTGTTCACGCTGCTCGCGACGCCCATCGTCGTGCTGCACGCGACCCGAGGTGTGCGGAGGGTGACCAAAGAGGCCTCCGCCCTCGATATATCCACCCCGGATGCTCACCTGACGGAAGACTCCGTGCCCCGGGAGATCCGCCCGCTGGTCAGCGCCTTCAATGCCGCCATGGAGCGGCTGAGCAAGGCCTACCACGCCCGTGACCGATTTCTGCGCGACGCCGCCCATGAGTTACGCATGCCCATCGCCGTGCTCATGGCACGCATCGACGGTATGCCGTCGCACCCACTGAAGCCGGTTCTGCTCATCGACCTGAGCCGTCTGGCCACCGTCGCCGAACAGTTGCTGGATTTGCAGCGGTTGCAGTCCCCACAGGTCGAATTCGTCCGCGTCGATCTCGTCGCACTAGCCCGCGACATCGTTTCCGACATCGCCCCCGTGGCCCTGTCCCGTTGTGATGACCTGGTACTCAATGCGCCCGACCAGCCCGTTTGGGTACTTGGCCAGGCGAGTGCACTGAGCCGTGTGATAACCAACCTGGTACAGAACGCCCTCGTGCATGGCGAAGCCACCGGCACCATCAGCATCACTGTAACGCCACGCGGCACCGTGGCTGTCACCGACCAGGGCAAAGGCGTAGCCAGCGAAGACCGCGAGCATATCTTCCACCCCTTCTACCGGGGCAAGACCGACAAACCCGGCCATGGCCTCGGGCTGCATCTGGTAGAGGAAATCGTGCGCGCTCACAGGGGCCGTATCACCGTGACAGACGCCGCTGCGGGAGGTGCCGTTTTCACGGTGTATCTGCCGGTGGTGTCGTCATAG
- a CDS encoding SDR family oxidoreductase: protein MAKTWLITGTSTGLGRLLTERLLARGDRVLATLRRPGALDDLLALHADRLQVLTLDVTDTAAIRAVVAEAFESAGRIDVVVSNAGYGLFGAAEEASDEQVERQIATNMLGSIQLIRAVLPHLRGQGGGRVVQVSSEGGQITYPSFSLYHATKWGIEGFVESVAKEVAPFGIDFIIAEPGPTATNFAQGLDRTEIMACYEQTPAGDVRRALASGDFVIKGDALRTVDAMIMAADLPSPPLRLALGSTAYASISRGLQERLDELESTRDVALSADVAS from the coding sequence ATGGCCAAGACATGGCTCATCACAGGTACATCGACCGGCCTCGGCCGCCTGCTCACCGAACGTCTGCTGGCGCGTGGCGACCGTGTGCTCGCCACATTGCGCCGACCGGGAGCGCTGGATGATCTGCTGGCGCTGCACGCCGATCGTCTGCAGGTGCTGACGCTCGACGTGACCGATACTGCGGCGATAAGGGCAGTGGTCGCCGAGGCGTTCGAGTCCGCTGGACGCATTGATGTTGTGGTCAGCAACGCCGGTTATGGGCTGTTCGGGGCGGCGGAAGAAGCCAGCGACGAACAGGTCGAGCGGCAGATTGCGACCAATATGCTCGGCTCGATCCAGCTTATCCGCGCGGTGCTGCCGCATTTGCGCGGGCAGGGCGGCGGCCGTGTCGTCCAGGTATCGTCGGAGGGTGGCCAGATCACTTACCCGAGCTTCAGCCTGTACCACGCCACCAAATGGGGGATCGAAGGCTTCGTCGAGTCTGTGGCCAAGGAGGTCGCGCCCTTTGGCATCGACTTCATCATCGCCGAGCCGGGGCCCACCGCCACCAACTTCGCGCAGGGGCTGGATCGCACCGAGATCATGGCCTGCTACGAGCAGACCCCGGCAGGCGACGTTCGCCGCGCCCTGGCGTCAGGCGACTTCGTCATCAAGGGCGACGCACTCAGAACCGTCGATGCCATGATCATGGCCGCAGACCTGCCTTCCCCGCCACTGCGCCTGGCGCTGGGCAGTACCGCCTATGCCTCTATCAGCCGGGGTCTGCAGGAAAGACTGGATGAGCTCGAAAGCACGAGAGACGTCGCGCTCTCGGCGGACGTTGCCTCCTGA
- a CDS encoding LysR family transcriptional regulator: protein MKSPISKPTLTDLRAFQAVAEHRSFRRAADLLGVTRSSLSHTVRSLEQRLGTRLLHRTTRSVSLTESGERLLLRLAPLLSDLEAALEDVAGPQGRILGKLRINGSEGAIRLLLQTVVPEFLARHDGVELDLVAEGRLVDIVEQGFDAGIRLREAVPLDMVAIPVGSDLRFLAVASPDYLRARPAPQTPDDLGQHQCIRQRLPSGKLYRWEFHRQGRDVAVDVPGVLTLDNSQLMVEAAADGLGIAYVPEPFARAYLDDGRLTCVLEDWCPPIPGLFLYYPNNRHVPAGLRAFIEILRES from the coding sequence ATGAAATCACCAATTAGCAAACCAACCCTCACTGATCTGCGCGCTTTCCAGGCGGTGGCCGAACACCGCAGCTTCCGCCGTGCAGCGGATCTACTGGGCGTCACCCGTTCCTCGCTGAGCCATACGGTACGCAGCCTCGAGCAGCGGCTGGGCACTCGCCTGCTGCACCGCACCACGCGCAGTGTTTCGCTGACCGAGAGTGGCGAGCGTCTGCTCCTGCGTCTGGCCCCGCTGTTGAGTGATCTGGAGGCGGCGCTCGAAGATGTCGCCGGGCCACAGGGACGAATCCTCGGCAAGCTGCGCATCAATGGCAGCGAAGGTGCGATCAGATTGTTGCTGCAAACCGTGGTGCCGGAATTTCTCGCCCGGCATGACGGCGTCGAACTCGACCTCGTGGCCGAAGGGCGCCTCGTCGATATCGTCGAACAGGGCTTCGATGCCGGGATCAGGTTAAGGGAAGCGGTGCCGCTGGATATGGTCGCGATTCCTGTAGGCAGCGACCTGCGCTTTCTCGCCGTGGCCTCGCCCGATTACCTGCGCGCCCGGCCCGCGCCGCAAACGCCGGATGACCTTGGCCAGCACCAATGCATCCGCCAGCGTCTGCCCAGCGGCAAACTGTATCGCTGGGAATTCCACAGGCAGGGCCGGGATGTGGCAGTCGATGTGCCTGGCGTTCTGACCCTGGACAACAGTCAGCTGATGGTCGAGGCCGCAGCCGACGGCCTGGGTATCGCTTACGTGCCGGAGCCTTTCGCACGAGCCTACCTGGATGACGGCAGGCTGACCTGCGTGCTGGAAGACTGGTGCCCGCCGATCCCCGGCCTGTTTCTCTACTACCCCAACAACCGCCACGTGCCAGCAGGCCTGCGCGCGTTCATAGAGATACTGCGAGAGTCGTAA
- a CDS encoding NADP-dependent oxidoreductase — MNMASNQQVVLAARPDGDLQLTDLRLEDVAVPIPGEGELLLETIYLSIDPYMRWWMRAEKSYNDPIEIDQVIVGATVSRVRESRHPDWQAGDWVLAFSGWKRFALSDGSDLRRLDPNLAPPSTALGVLGMTGFTAYAGLRNIGKPKPGETVVVAAASGAVGSMVGQIARLRGARAVGITTGAHKLSYTKDELHFDAVVDYNAPDFAEQLAKACPDGIDVYFESVGGKIWDAVLPLLNTYARVPVCGVISQYEKPSGAQEVTDRLPNTMAQIMGKSLTLRGFIQTEYAEEQMADFLQEAGQWVADGKLSYREQVTHGLHTAPQALIDQLKGRNFGKTIVQVGEP, encoded by the coding sequence ATGAACATGGCATCGAATCAGCAGGTCGTGCTGGCCGCGCGTCCAGATGGAGATTTGCAACTAACGGACTTGCGTCTGGAGGATGTGGCAGTGCCAATTCCAGGGGAGGGCGAGCTGCTGCTGGAAACCATTTACTTGTCGATCGATCCCTACATGCGCTGGTGGATGAGGGCCGAGAAATCTTATAACGACCCTATCGAGATCGATCAGGTCATCGTCGGGGCGACGGTATCGCGTGTCAGGGAGTCCCGGCATCCCGACTGGCAGGCGGGTGATTGGGTGCTGGCCTTCTCCGGCTGGAAACGCTTTGCCCTCTCGGATGGAAGCGACCTGCGTCGCCTCGATCCGAACCTGGCACCGCCTTCCACCGCCCTGGGTGTGCTCGGCATGACCGGTTTCACGGCTTATGCGGGGCTGCGCAACATCGGCAAACCGAAACCCGGCGAGACCGTGGTGGTCGCCGCGGCGAGCGGGGCGGTCGGCTCCATGGTCGGACAAATCGCCCGCTTGCGTGGCGCCCGGGCAGTTGGCATTACCACCGGAGCGCACAAGCTCTCCTACACGAAGGACGAACTGCATTTCGATGCGGTGGTTGATTACAACGCGCCGGACTTCGCCGAACAATTGGCGAAAGCCTGCCCGGATGGCATCGATGTGTACTTCGAGAGCGTCGGTGGAAAGATTTGGGATGCAGTACTGCCGCTGCTGAATACTTACGCCCGCGTGCCTGTCTGCGGCGTTATCTCCCAGTACGAGAAGCCCTCCGGTGCACAGGAAGTCACCGATCGCCTGCCCAACACCATGGCTCAGATCATGGGCAAGAGCCTGACTCTGCGTGGTTTCATCCAGACGGAATACGCCGAAGAGCAAATGGCCGATTTTCTTCAGGAGGCGGGGCAGTGGGTTGCTGACGGCAAATTGAGCTATCGCGAGCAGGTTACCCATGGTCTGCACACGGCACCGCAAGCCTTGATCGACCAGCTCAAGGGCCGCAATTTCGGCAAGACGATCGTTCAGGTCGGCGAACCGTAA
- a CDS encoding TetR/AcrR family transcriptional regulator yields the protein MFISFSCSGLITLPIERLVATLTYTMYAINVLTYTLHVNAPIDKESAMARQKRADMIAATRSKLIAAGRKAFAEKGYADTAMEDLTADVELTRGALYHHFGGKKGLLEAVIAQIDEESSARLRAVVEQASSPWEGFVEESVEWIRLALEPEIRRIVLLDGPAVLGEPARAASHSACLISTMQSIEALIEQNVIKPVDARATAYLVNGAALNASLWIAGADDPQQASADAIASFRELLSGLRR from the coding sequence ATGTTCATTTCGTTCTCCTGCTCAGGGTTGATCACGTTACCGATTGAGCGGCTTGTCGCCACACTCACATACACAATGTATGCAATTAATGTATTAACATACACACTGCATGTCAATGCACCGATCGATAAGGAGAGCGCAATGGCGCGGCAAAAACGTGCGGATATGATCGCGGCAACCCGCAGCAAGCTGATCGCTGCCGGGCGCAAGGCCTTTGCCGAGAAGGGCTACGCCGATACGGCCATGGAAGATCTGACTGCCGATGTCGAACTGACGCGCGGCGCGCTGTACCACCATTTCGGTGGCAAGAAAGGCCTGCTGGAAGCCGTCATCGCCCAGATCGACGAAGAATCATCTGCGCGGCTGCGAGCGGTCGTGGAGCAGGCGAGCTCGCCTTGGGAAGGCTTCGTCGAGGAGAGTGTCGAGTGGATCAGGCTGGCGCTCGAGCCGGAAATTCGACGCATCGTGCTGCTCGATGGCCCGGCCGTTCTTGGCGAACCGGCGCGGGCGGCCAGCCACAGCGCGTGCCTGATAAGCACCATGCAGAGCATTGAGGCGTTGATCGAGCAGAACGTCATCAAGCCGGTGGATGCGCGGGCGACCGCCTACCTCGTCAACGGCGCAGCACTGAATGCGTCACTGTGGATTGCCGGTGCGGACGATCCACAGCAGGCGTCGGCAGACGCGATCGCCAGCTTTCGTGAGCTGCTATCCGGCTTGCGGCGCTGA
- a CDS encoding arsenate reductase ArsC produces the protein MSEKLRVLFVCVANDARSPMAEALLRHLESEHFEAHSAGTQPGQLDPRVITTLEHAGVSSEGLRSKSIDEFAGQHFDYLIDLCDKSSDEPLLLPSSKEALVWNFADPTADEHDDAFRHTFQEISERVRMFTLLKNKVVNA, from the coding sequence ATGAGCGAAAAATTACGGGTCTTGTTCGTCTGCGTGGCCAACGATGCACGCTCGCCCATGGCCGAAGCGTTGTTACGTCACCTGGAGAGCGAGCACTTCGAGGCGCACAGTGCCGGCACCCAACCGGGGCAGCTCGATCCACGGGTCATCACGACGCTGGAGCACGCAGGTGTAAGCTCCGAAGGGCTGCGCAGCAAGTCGATAGACGAGTTTGCCGGGCAGCACTTCGACTACCTGATCGACCTGTGCGACAAATCCTCGGACGAGCCGCTGTTGTTGCCATCGTCCAAGGAAGCGCTGGTGTGGAATTTCGCCGATCCCACAGCTGACGAGCACGACGACGCCTTTCGCCACACCTTTCAGGAAATCAGCGAGCGCGTGCGCATGTTTACCCTGTTGAAGAACAAGGTCGTCAACGCCTAG
- a CDS encoding putative bifunctional diguanylate cyclase/phosphodiesterase: protein MIRRFVSSLSFLQLMLLALCAITLAFLWGLYLQQKDTSQQEALAAKAAEHLNLSTMAAENLSQLVDRAQAIGRVAQIDLRDQRQSHWNLVRMLAEDPVLKRMSLYDSRGRALSSSHTDEPPQLPEEWLTLLNAHIARHGFKPLLPLLKSESQLTWRLPFLLPLTDPTTRSLEGILLVQLDIGYLAVLLQNIDLGGSGLMRLLDSAGRERLRISSSGVVVDGAALTPDLPDSDELSGRHRQFSADGEYQSLYRRVPQRGFTVTMSQRKEEILAPSRLTYDRQFWLNVSMTLLILTGLLWTWRVLGKRQEAFIALEHAQQINQQLINRLEEEHRHSSHAAATDHLSGLHNRRQFMEVAARALTEQRGKRQLMATLFIDMDRFKSINDSLGHKVGDLLLQAVAGRISRALEPGDEAARFGGDEFVVLLAGERSEEQIGAWVRTLVKKLSETYSLDEHELNTSPSIGVSICPRDGQVVDELIRCADAAMYSAKQAGRGQYRFFDPSLNKVDIEEFSLEQAFGLALKERQFVLHYQPQIRLDSMRVEGYEALVRWQHPEFGLLYPDRFITLAERSGFIVALGWEVLRLAYEELARWQALGVQAWLAVNVSPLQLRQADFSERLLGELQRYGIPQGSLELEITETAVLDQEGQAIENLSRLRDAGLSISLDDFGQGYAGFSHLQSLPLNRLKIDRTMIAQLSNSHDDSPIVTSTIILAKRLGLEVVAEGVETREQLVCLRLAGCDLAQGYHFSRPMTAAQLREYAPFINAAEPPCEQ, encoded by the coding sequence GTGATCCGTCGTTTTGTGTCATCCCTGAGCTTCTTGCAGCTAATGCTCCTGGCCTTATGCGCCATCACCCTCGCCTTTCTGTGGGGCCTGTATCTGCAGCAGAAAGACACCTCACAGCAAGAAGCGCTCGCCGCCAAGGCCGCCGAACACCTGAACCTGTCGACCATGGCTGCGGAAAATCTCAGCCAACTGGTGGATCGCGCTCAGGCCATTGGCCGAGTCGCGCAGATCGATCTACGTGACCAGAGACAGAGCCATTGGAACCTGGTGCGCATGCTCGCCGAAGACCCGGTGCTCAAGCGCATGAGCCTCTACGACAGCAGGGGTCGAGCGCTTTCTTCCAGCCACACCGACGAGCCACCGCAACTGCCGGAAGAATGGTTGACGCTCCTGAACGCGCATATCGCTCGCCATGGCTTCAAACCGCTTTTGCCTCTCTTGAAAAGCGAATCGCAGCTTACTTGGCGCTTGCCCTTCCTACTGCCTCTTACCGATCCGACGACACGCTCACTCGAGGGTATTCTGCTGGTGCAGCTGGATATCGGTTATCTGGCCGTGCTGCTGCAGAACATCGACCTCGGCGGCAGCGGCCTGATGCGCCTGCTAGACAGCGCCGGACGGGAGCGCCTGCGCATCAGCAGCAGTGGCGTGGTGGTGGACGGTGCAGCGCTGACCCCTGACTTGCCAGACAGCGACGAGCTATCGGGGCGGCACCGCCAGTTCAGTGCTGACGGTGAATACCAGAGCCTTTACCGACGCGTACCGCAACGCGGCTTCACGGTAACGATGAGCCAGCGCAAGGAGGAAATCCTCGCCCCATCGCGGCTCACCTATGATCGCCAGTTCTGGCTGAACGTGAGCATGACACTGCTGATCCTCACCGGGCTGCTCTGGACCTGGCGCGTGCTGGGCAAGCGTCAGGAGGCGTTTATCGCCTTGGAGCACGCCCAGCAGATCAACCAGCAACTGATCAACCGCCTTGAGGAAGAGCACCGACATAGCAGCCACGCCGCGGCCACGGATCACCTCAGCGGCCTGCACAACCGTCGCCAGTTCATGGAAGTGGCGGCTCGGGCGCTCACCGAACAGCGCGGCAAACGTCAGTTGATGGCAACGTTGTTCATCGACATGGATCGCTTCAAGTCGATCAACGATTCCTTGGGCCACAAAGTCGGCGACCTGCTGTTACAGGCGGTGGCAGGCCGTATCAGTCGCGCCCTCGAGCCGGGCGACGAGGCCGCACGGTTTGGCGGCGACGAGTTCGTCGTCCTGCTGGCCGGCGAGCGTAGCGAGGAGCAGATCGGCGCCTGGGTACGAACCCTGGTGAAGAAGCTCTCGGAAACCTACTCGCTGGACGAACACGAGCTGAACACCAGCCCCAGCATTGGCGTGAGCATCTGCCCCCGTGACGGCCAGGTCGTGGACGAGCTGATCCGCTGTGCCGACGCCGCGATGTACTCCGCCAAACAAGCTGGGCGCGGCCAGTACCGCTTCTTCGATCCCTCATTGAACAAGGTCGATATCGAGGAGTTCTCGCTGGAACAGGCCTTTGGCCTGGCGCTGAAGGAGCGTCAGTTCGTCCTTCACTACCAACCGCAGATTCGCCTCGACTCAATGCGCGTGGAAGGCTACGAAGCATTGGTGCGCTGGCAGCATCCGGAGTTCGGCCTGCTCTACCCGGACCGTTTCATCACCCTGGCCGAACGCAGCGGTTTCATCGTCGCCCTGGGCTGGGAGGTGCTGCGCCTGGCCTATGAAGAACTGGCTCGTTGGCAAGCGTTAGGGGTGCAAGCGTGGCTGGCGGTCAACGTCTCGCCGCTGCAATTGCGCCAGGCAGATTTCAGCGAGCGCCTGCTGGGCGAGCTGCAGCGCTACGGCATCCCGCAGGGCAGCCTGGAACTGGAAATCACTGAAACTGCGGTGCTGGATCAGGAAGGCCAGGCCATCGAGAACCTCAGTCGACTGCGCGATGCCGGCCTGAGCATCAGCCTCGACGATTTCGGACAGGGCTACGCCGGCTTCTCGCACTTGCAGTCGTTGCCGCTCAACCGATTGAAGATCGACCGAACGATGATCGCCCAGCTCTCCAATAGCCATGACGACAGCCCCATCGTCACGTCCACCATCATCCTCGCCAAACGCCTTGGGCTGGAGGTCGTGGCCGAGGGCGTGGAAACCCGCGAGCAACTGGTATGCCTGCGCCTGGCTGGCTGTGATCTCGCTCAGGGATACCATTTCAGCCGCCCGATGACGGCGGCACAACTGCGCGAATACGCCCCTTTCATCAACGCTGCGGAGCCCCCATGCGAACAATAA
- a CDS encoding phosphate/phosphite/phosphonate ABC transporter substrate-binding protein, protein MRTIKYMVGLLLALALTTHAQANCSQQSLRIGVIPKKSMEVLMKEHQPLLDRLSDVVAMPVEIVAASSYESVVDAIVSGGVDIAWLGPASYVLAHQRDPRIEPFASLTIKTGYFTPAGHHYQALLLTRRETATDLPELRGKRVALSDPASTSGSVVPNAEFSAQQGVPLSTFFGSVVYTGSHDKSLDALLDGRVDAAFVASVRADDYLNSGKIQRDTFNVLWRSDDIYYDPYVFSANLCPALKALIRTAMLTQLDGLATFLASQDASGITPVSHAEYAPLIRMMQMAPAP, encoded by the coding sequence ATGCGAACAATAAAGTACATGGTCGGCCTGCTGCTGGCGTTAGCGCTGACCACTCATGCCCAGGCCAACTGTTCGCAGCAAAGCCTGCGCATCGGGGTGATCCCCAAAAAGAGCATGGAAGTGCTGATGAAGGAGCATCAGCCACTGCTCGATCGCCTGAGCGACGTGGTGGCCATGCCAGTAGAGATCGTTGCGGCGTCGTCCTACGAAAGCGTGGTCGACGCCATCGTTTCGGGTGGTGTGGACATCGCCTGGCTCGGCCCGGCTTCCTACGTACTGGCCCACCAGCGCGATCCACGCATCGAACCCTTCGCCAGCCTGACCATAAAAACCGGCTACTTCACCCCCGCCGGCCACCACTACCAGGCATTGCTGCTGACACGTCGTGAAACCGCCACAGACCTGCCAGAACTGCGCGGCAAACGGGTGGCCCTGAGCGATCCGGCCAGCACCTCCGGCAGCGTGGTGCCCAATGCCGAGTTCTCGGCGCAGCAAGGCGTGCCGCTATCGACGTTCTTTGGCTCGGTGGTCTACACCGGCTCCCATGACAAATCCCTGGACGCGCTGCTGGACGGCAGGGTCGATGCCGCTTTCGTCGCCAGCGTGCGCGCCGATGACTACCTGAACAGCGGAAAAATCCAGCGCGACACCTTCAACGTACTGTGGCGTTCGGATGACATCTACTACGACCCTTACGTCTTCAGTGCGAACCTGTGCCCAGCGCTCAAGGCCCTCATCCGCACCGCCATGCTCACCCAGCTGGATGGCCTGGCGACCTTCCTCGCCTCCCAGGATGCATCAGGGATAACCCCCGTCAGCCACGCCGAATACGCACCGCTGATACGCATGATGCAGATGGCGCCCGCGCCCTGA
- a CDS encoding TonB-dependent siderophore receptor, producing the protein MSHNKTSRQQDAGASASCMNVCSLALAVRLVVAGVLFGAPVAYAQQAEQSAPVELDATAITETVSRDDAAVTEGTQSYTTRSARTATPLNMSLRETPQSVSVVTRQRMEDQDMRTINDVVNNTVGVSMNRYESDRGQINARGFQLNSLMIDGVSTIWEQPWSSGEIFSSLAMYDRVEVVRGANGLMTGAGDPSASLNMVRKRASSRELTGSVEASAGSWDTYGTMGDISMALNEAGTVRARLVGEVEDGNSWMDMKGNKRQTFYGTMDIDLTPDTTLWFGLSQQDNKAKSPTWGALPIWYSDGGRTDWSRSKSISADWSKWDTGTDTYFANLEHTFANDWHAKVGYSYSERNADSYLLYPNGFPNRTTGELEGAFAAYSGGAYKVKTTQYDYFAQLDGQFQAFGRSHDLAFGYNRSRQKFDADTRGYIGLGTDFDFNSDFGHSIPEPAWGGLTDSDSSKTTQDGVFAATRLNVADDLKVILGARNSNYEKDQLGSKLEAKNELTPYAGVIYDLTENLSAYASYTEIFLPQSQRDSDRKQLAPIIGESYETGLKAEFLDGRLNASAAIFKIKQDNLAQSTGLYIPNVTPNEFAYEGTDVTSEGFELEVSGEVAEGWNATVGYTQFKVRDADGKAANTIYPTKLLRTFTTYRLPGVFNKLTIGGGVNWQDSIYTYAPNPQGNSEKITQDAYALVNVMARYDITDNLSAQLNADNLTDEKYFDVFDSFGALTYGAPRSLTASAKYRF; encoded by the coding sequence ATGTCCCATAACAAAACTTCTCGTCAGCAGGATGCCGGTGCCAGCGCTTCGTGCATGAATGTCTGCTCCCTGGCGCTGGCCGTACGCCTGGTGGTTGCCGGTGTGCTATTCGGTGCTCCCGTTGCTTATGCTCAGCAGGCCGAGCAGAGCGCTCCGGTGGAGCTCGACGCAACCGCTATCACCGAAACCGTCAGCCGTGATGACGCAGCCGTGACCGAAGGCACCCAGTCCTACACCACGCGCTCGGCACGCACCGCTACGCCGCTTAACATGTCGCTGCGTGAAACGCCGCAGTCGGTGAGTGTGGTTACCCGTCAGCGTATGGAAGATCAGGACATGCGCACTATCAACGACGTGGTCAACAACACTGTCGGCGTGTCCATGAACCGTTATGAGTCTGACCGTGGCCAGATCAACGCCCGGGGCTTCCAGCTCAACTCCCTGATGATCGACGGCGTCTCCACCATCTGGGAACAGCCCTGGAGCTCGGGTGAGATCTTCAGCAGCCTGGCCATGTATGATCGGGTTGAAGTGGTACGTGGCGCCAACGGCTTGATGACCGGTGCGGGCGATCCCTCCGCTTCGCTGAACATGGTGCGCAAGCGCGCCAGCAGTCGTGAACTGACGGGCTCTGTCGAAGCCAGTGCAGGTAGCTGGGATACCTACGGCACCATGGGCGATATCTCCATGGCACTGAACGAGGCGGGCACCGTACGTGCGCGCCTGGTGGGGGAGGTGGAGGACGGCAACAGCTGGATGGACATGAAGGGCAACAAGCGTCAGACCTTCTACGGCACTATGGATATCGACCTGACGCCCGATACCACCCTGTGGTTCGGCCTCAGCCAGCAGGACAACAAAGCCAAGTCGCCAACCTGGGGTGCGCTGCCGATCTGGTACTCCGATGGTGGGCGTACCGACTGGAGTCGTTCCAAGTCCATTTCGGCCGACTGGAGCAAGTGGGACACCGGCACTGACACATACTTTGCCAACCTCGAGCACACCTTTGCCAATGACTGGCATGCCAAGGTTGGTTACAGCTACAGCGAGCGTAATGCCGACTCCTATCTGCTGTATCCGAATGGATTCCCGAACCGTACTACCGGTGAGCTGGAGGGCGCGTTCGCCGCTTACTCTGGTGGCGCCTACAAGGTGAAGACCACCCAGTACGATTATTTCGCGCAGCTCGATGGCCAGTTTCAGGCTTTTGGACGTAGCCATGATCTGGCGTTCGGTTACAACCGCAGCAGGCAGAAATTCGATGCTGATACCCGCGGCTACATCGGCCTCGGCACAGATTTTGACTTCAACAGCGATTTCGGCCACTCGATCCCTGAGCCGGCCTGGGGCGGCCTGACCGACAGCGACTCCAGCAAGACGACGCAGGACGGTGTTTTTGCGGCTACACGCCTGAACGTTGCTGATGACCTGAAAGTCATCCTTGGGGCTCGAAACAGCAATTACGAGAAGGATCAGTTGGGCTCCAAATTGGAGGCCAAGAATGAGCTGACGCCCTATGCAGGCGTTATTTACGATCTGACCGAGAATCTCTCGGCATACGCCAGCTACACAGAGATTTTTCTGCCGCAATCGCAGCGCGACAGTGATCGGAAACAGCTAGCTCCGATCATCGGTGAGAGCTACGAAACCGGTCTGAAGGCCGAGTTCCTCGACGGTCGTCTGAATGCCTCTGCTGCTATCTTCAAGATTAAGCAGGACAACCTGGCACAAAGCACCGGCTTATACATTCCCAACGTCACGCCTAACGAGTTCGCTTACGAGGGAACGGATGTCACCAGCGAAGGCTTCGAGCTTGAAGTCTCCGGCGAAGTGGCTGAGGGCTGGAACGCAACCGTAGGCTATACCCAGTTCAAAGTTAGAGACGCCGATGGTAAAGCGGCCAACACCATTTACCCGACCAAGCTGTTGCGTACATTCACCACCTACCGCCTGCCGGGTGTGTTTAACAAGCTGACTATTGGTGGTGGCGTGAACTGGCAGGACTCCATCTATACCTATGCGCCCAACCCTCAGGGCAACTCCGAGAAAATCACCCAGGACGCCTATGCTCTGGTCAATGTGATGGCGCGTTACGACATCACTGACAACCTGTCGGCGCAGCTCAATGCCGACAACCTGACCGACGAGAAGTACTTCGACGTTTTCGATTCCTTCGGTGCTCTGACCTACGGCGCCCCACGCAGTCTGACCGCATCGGCCAAGTATCGCTTCTGA